In the genome of Tropicibacter oceani, one region contains:
- a CDS encoding response regulator transcription factor yields the protein MVLIVESNSALALLWQRHLERLGHVVRIADDEDHALGLLREVEFDIIILDLVLENGSALSISDFANYRQPEARVIFVTNSSFFSDGSIFRHCANACAFMTTATAPDDLAAMVEHYSAMRA from the coding sequence ATGGTTCTGATTGTCGAAAGCAATTCAGCTCTCGCGCTGCTCTGGCAACGCCATCTTGAACGTCTGGGGCACGTGGTCCGCATTGCCGATGACGAAGACCATGCGCTGGGTCTGCTGCGCGAGGTCGAATTCGACATCATCATCCTGGATCTGGTCCTGGAAAACGGCAGCGCGCTAAGCATTTCGGACTTTGCCAACTATCGCCAACCCGAAGCGCGGGTGATCTTTGTCACCAACTCGTCGTTCTTTTCGGACGGGTCGATCTTTCGCCATTGCGCAAATGCCTGCGCCTTCATGACCACCGCGACCGCGCCCGACGATCTGGCCGCGATGGTCGAGCATTATTCCGCCATGCGCGCCTGA
- a CDS encoding glutathione S-transferase family protein produces the protein MGHLIDGKWHRQSLKDLAKDGAFKRAQSTFRNWVTRDGSAGPTGVGGFRAEAGRYHLYVSYACPWAHRALIFRSLKGLEDVISVSVVHPDMLDEGWTFETDQDGATGDDLYGLPYLRDIYIKSDAGVTGRATVPVLWDKQGQTIVSNESSEIIRMFNSAFDAITGNTDDYWPAPLREAIEPVNARIYDTLNNGVYKSGFATSQEAYDAAVHPLFETLDWLDQRLSTHRYLMGDTLTEADWRLFTTLIRFDKVYHGHFKCNRARIIDYPNLWGYLRELYQWPGVAETINFAHIVRHYHYSHDSINPHRIVPIGPQPDFAGPHGRDRV, from the coding sequence ATGGGCCATCTGATTGACGGCAAGTGGCACAGGCAATCCCTGAAGGACCTGGCCAAGGACGGGGCGTTCAAACGCGCCCAATCGACCTTTCGGAACTGGGTGACCAGGGATGGCTCTGCCGGGCCGACCGGGGTTGGCGGTTTTCGGGCCGAGGCGGGGCGGTATCATCTGTATGTCAGTTATGCCTGCCCCTGGGCGCATCGCGCGCTGATCTTTCGCAGCCTGAAAGGGTTGGAGGATGTGATCTCGGTCAGTGTGGTACATCCCGACATGCTGGACGAAGGTTGGACCTTTGAAACCGATCAGGACGGGGCCACCGGCGATGACCTGTATGGGCTGCCCTACCTTAGGGACATCTACATCAAGTCCGATGCCGGGGTGACGGGGCGGGCGACGGTGCCGGTGCTGTGGGACAAGCAGGGCCAGACCATCGTGTCGAACGAAAGTTCGGAAATCATCCGCATGTTCAACTCGGCCTTTGATGCGATCACCGGCAATACCGACGATTATTGGCCCGCGCCGCTGCGCGAGGCGATCGAACCGGTGAACGCGCGGATCTATGACACGCTGAACAACGGGGTCTACAAAAGCGGCTTTGCCACCTCGCAAGAGGCCTATGACGCCGCCGTTCACCCGTTGTTCGAAACGCTGGACTGGCTGGACCAGCGGCTGTCGACGCACCGTTACCTGATGGGCGACACCCTGACCGAGGCCGACTGGCGCCTGTTCACGACGCTGATCCGATTCGACAAGGTCTATCACGGGCATTTCAAGTGCAACCGTGCGCGGATCATCGACTATCCGAACCTTTGGGGGTATCTGCGCGAGCTCTATCAATGGCCCGGCGTGGCCGAAACGATCAATTTTGCGCATATCGTGCGGCACTACCACTATAGCCATGACAGCATCAATCCGCACCGGATCGTGCCGATCGGCCCGCAACCCGATTTCGCCGGGCCGCATGGCCGCGACAGGGTTTGA